The genomic segment AGATGTGCGCGTATCTTCGACAATCTTGTGGGACGTCTTGATGTAGTAATCGCCAGCTTTCTTTCCGTTAAATTCCAATGCTTTCCTTGCCCTTTCCCACGCCTCTGCGTGTCCTGATGCTTCTACTCTTATTTTTTCTGTTGTACGAGTATTCTTGTTCATCAACACAACTTCAAACATTTCATCACCTCTTGAGTATTTGCATTACCTGAGTAAGGCACTTATGCGCTTGCTCGTCGATCTCGGCATCTTCACTATCGATTCGTTCTATGAAGTTGTTTGTTGCATCTACAACTTTGCAAATAACGTCTAACCTCTCTTCAACTTCTCTCAATGCCGCTCTTAATAAATTCACCTTATCCATCGTTCCGTCAGTTCCGTAAATCTCTGAAAGATCGACCTCGAGAGCATCGGCTATTCTCTGACAAGTATTTTTCGTCGGTTTATACTCGCCAGCCTCAATACGTTGAATTGCGTCCTTATGCAGTCCTGACTTTCTGCTAAGATCCCTTCTGTTCAGTCCTCTGCGTATCCTGAACTGTCTTATTGAATCCGTGAAGACTACGTTCATATGAGCATCACTTCGAGCGTGTTCGGGTTAATCCTTGCAGACAGGTCTATTCGCACTATGAAGTCATCTTGGTACGGTTCGCAATCGACAGGACAGTACATCGAAGTGAAATCCAGCTTAGCGTGAATGTCTGTGTTTATTGATTCAGCAGACGATCGGTAACGCTTCTTCTTGTCTCCAGAGGTCTTTATAACTATTTCGCGTCCGAGAACCACGTAAGACAGCATGTTGTCTTTTGTCCTGTTGGCCGCGTGCTTGAGCATCTTTGCAGCCGTTCCATAAACAGTAAGTCTGTACCTCGTTTCGCTTATCTGATTTATTGCGGAGAATGATTCGTACTTTTGCTTTAGGAAGATTGTATTTGACTTGCTTACATCATCTAGTCTGCTAACCAAAACTTTCTTAGCTGCCATCTCAAGTCTGGCTATCCTTTCGTTAGCCTCCTTCTTAAAGTCTTTGAAATTGTCCTCGAGCAAAGCGAGGTTTTCTTTTAGAATCTCTATTTGCTCCATTACATCACCTCAACAGATTCTGCAATCAATTTGGGATTCCGAAAAACATCGCCGAGAACTTTGACGGAACACTTGACTTCATCGAACATTACCTCTCCCTTGCCGAACAGGTTGACTACATACGCTCCGCGTGTTGGCTGAAAGTACACTACCCCCCTCCCTTTTTCTGTTTCGAGTATGTCCTGATCGTAGATTTCTTTTCCTTCGCCGTCTCTAATACCGACGTTTGCCATGAGCTTGAATTGCTCAATACCAACCAGCTTGTTATTCATGAGTGTGCGGTGCTTCTTTCCGTCGAATATCTTCGCTGTGGTTTCGGACATACATACTTCAATCTTCGTAGGAGAATACATTTTCATTTCTGATAAGCTCCATATCCTAAACTTCCAGTTCATCAATCCACCTCGCTTTGCAAAATAATAGAATAAGGTAATTCCTTGTCTTTGAAAAGGTTTCTGTTTAGCATAACTGTGCTCACAAACCCTAAGAAAATCTTCAAATCAGCACATCACTCTTTAGCGTATTGTTCGAGTTTCCCCATTCTGTCGAAGGCAAGCCTGCAGATTGTTTTGTACTGTTCTTCGCTTAGAGCGTCCTTTGCAACTTCAACGAAGAGCCTTTCGTAAGTCTTACCTCTTGTGGCCTTGATCTCTGAATTGATCTTGTGCAATTTGCGTTGAATACGAATGATCTCTGCTCGTTTTGCTTTCTTCGCGTTCTTGGCCGACATAAACCACTTGACATCTGCGTACTCGCCTGTCTCCACCTTCTTCTCGATAGCACAAGAAAGCTGATGATCTATGCTCTGAATCTCTCCTGTAAGTAAGTCAATTCTTTCGAGCATTTTTTCCTTTTCTTTTTCGAGTTCAATGATGTGTCTATATACAGGAACGAACACAACAAGAGATTTGTATTCATTGAGCAGCCTTATCGCAACTTGTCCTGCAGATTCTCCACGTTTCTTACTCCCCTTTCCAATCTCGTCAGGAAATTCTTGAACTATAAACTCAATGAGTTTTTCATATTCTTTTTCGTACATTCATCTGCCTCCGTTAATCCCAATCAGAACGAGTAAGATAGCGGTCTAACCCTTCTTTGAAGTCCCGATCGTCTCCGTCTGGTTTCCAATCTCTGCCAGTTACTTCTTCTTTCTCTTTTTCTGCGTCGCTCATGACTTCGCTTTCATACGTTCCGACACATATGTATGCCAGTAAAGCCTGAGCCATAATATCTTCTGCTTTCTTTTTGCAATCTCTTATGGACTGAAGGGCTTCTGCGTACGTATCTTTTTCTTCTTCGTAGATCATATCCATCAGGTTATCTACCAATCGCTCTATTTTCATAACAGGTACGTCCGTTGACATTTGCCAGTAAGGCTGGTTGCTGAAGCACGGCTTTGCGCTCTTCGCGTATTCGGAATACTGCTTTTCCGCTTCAAGAGACACCCTTTTAATGAGATCGTTGAAAAAAGACGCTTCATGCCCTTTGCTTAGGAACTCGTCGGTATCTGTCATATATTCCTCCTCACACTTCTATGTTAGGTTTGAGAATTAAGTAAGCGGTTTCGATGTCGTTTGCCACTTCCTCAATAGCCTCGCGAGCCTTTGCGAGAGGTTTTAGTGCTTCATCAACGCACTCCTTAACGTCAACGCCATCTGTGTAACCAATTGCATTGTGAAGCGCGTCCTGCGCCTCGTCGATAAATGCTGCTGCATCTCTTAAAGTCATCTGTTCACGCTCCTTTCTGTCTCAAATCCGTAAGGGTATCTCTCGGCCCTCTTCGCTACGTTGTATTTCATAATGTCTTCTATGCGTATTCCAAGCGTTTCAGATAAATACGCAAAGTAGAACAGAACGTCTCCAAGCTCGTCTTTCATCTTTTCCGTGTCTAACCTGTGACCCTGAAAATAGACTTTCTTTATCGCGTCAGCAAGTTCTCCAGCTTCACCGACAAGCCCCATGATTCCGCACAATATGTGGTTGTCCTCATCTAATCCGTGATTTATTGTCCTGATAACATCTTCCGCAAATTCGTTATAAGTCATTCGCTACCT from the Mesotoga sp. UBA6090 genome contains:
- a CDS encoding helix-turn-helix transcriptional regulator yields the protein MNVVFTDSIRQFRIRRGLNRRDLSRKSGLHKDAIQRIEAGEYKPTKNTCQRIADALEVDLSEIYGTDGTMDKVNLLRAALREVEERLDVICKVVDATNNFIERIDSEDAEIDEQAHKCLTQVMQILKR
- a CDS encoding YopX family protein; translated protein: MNWKFRIWSLSEMKMYSPTKIEVCMSETTAKIFDGKKHRTLMNNKLVGIEQFKLMANVGIRDGEGKEIYDQDILETEKGRGVVYFQPTRGAYVVNLFGKGEVMFDEVKCSVKVLGDVFRNPKLIAESVEVM
- a CDS encoding nucleoside triphosphate pyrophosphohydrolase family protein, whose amino-acid sequence is MTYNEFAEDVIRTINHGLDEDNHILCGIMGLVGEAGELADAIKKVYFQGHRLDTEKMKDELGDVLFYFAYLSETLGIRIEDIMKYNVAKRAERYPYGFETERSVNR